In the Pirellulales bacterium genome, CGGCCGGCCATTCGTCCCAACTGAACAGCATCGGGCAGTTCTCGATGCCGATCCGCATATCGTGATCTTCGGCGAACTTGATCAGGTCCGGCCAGGTCTGCCGGAACAGCGCGAAATTCTCGTCGGCGTTCCGTCGATGGTCGGCGCCGATGAACGTGTTCACGTTCGACAGGCCCAACAGCCGTGCCGCTTGAATCACCTTCTTCAAATGAGCCGTGGCGACGCGCCCTTCTTCGGCATCGGCCGAGAGGATGTTTGGGTAGTAGCCCAGCGCCGAGATCGACACCTTGTGCCGCTCGCACAGGGCCCGTGCGCCATCGGCCGCGGCCTGTGTGAAATCATTGACGTCGATGTGCGTGACGCCGGCGAATTTCCGCTCGGCCTTACCGACCGGCCAGCACATGACCTCGACGCAATCGAACTGCTCGTCGGCCGCGAATTGCAAAACCTCGGCAAAGCTCAGATCGGGCAAGATCGCCGTCACAAATCCTAGTTGCATGCGTCACTCCGCGCGAAAATAAAACGATCGGCTGCGCGCCTTGATACGTATCGTGGCCTAGAAATGGGGGGCCAGCGAAACGGCCAAAAAATCGGCCGCTCAGGCGCGTGCGCGGATTTT is a window encoding:
- a CDS encoding sugar phosphate isomerase/epimerase family protein: MQLGFVTAILPDLSFAEVLQFAADEQFDCVEVMCWPVGKAERKFAGVTHIDVNDFTQAAADGARALCERHKVSISALGYYPNILSADAEEGRVATAHLKKVIQAARLLGLSNVNTFIGADHRRNADENFALFRQTWPDLIKFAEDHDMRIGIENCPMLFSWDEWPAGKNLAYSPAVWRRMFEEIPSRHFGLNYDPSHMILQMMDYLRPIYEFRDRLFHTHAKDMKLDRQKLDDRGILGLGWSTPKIPGLGSVDWAAWISSLTDVGYRGPVCIEVEDDSFRDTLEARKQSLRISRNVLRPLIG